One Thermococcus eurythermalis DNA segment encodes these proteins:
- a CDS encoding formate--phosphoribosylaminoimidazolecarboxamide ligase — MILSTIASHSSLQILLGAKEEGFRTRLYVKPERKAFYASTGLADELVTTKDMSAILNDDGIIVPHGSFVAYLGLEAIENAEARFFGNRRFLKWETAFELQDRALDEAGIPRVRVIKPEEVEPEEFYFVRTEGPKGGSGHFIARGEELEEKLEGLKEPHRIEEFIPGVYLYVHFFYSPILERLELLGVDERVVIADGNARWPVKPLPYTITGNVGVALRESLLPRLYDYGLAFVEAMRKLEPPGIIGPFALHFAYDGAFRAIGFASRIDGGSNALHWYGRLYWREPMSMGRRIAREINLALKEERLEEVVS; from the coding sequence GTGATACTTTCGACGATAGCGTCTCACTCCTCCCTCCAGATACTACTCGGAGCGAAAGAGGAAGGATTCAGGACTCGGCTCTATGTAAAGCCGGAGAGGAAGGCCTTCTACGCATCAACCGGTCTTGCAGATGAGCTTGTAACAACAAAGGACATGAGCGCAATCCTCAATGACGACGGAATAATAGTCCCCCACGGCTCCTTTGTGGCATACCTCGGTCTTGAGGCAATAGAGAATGCAGAAGCGAGGTTCTTCGGCAACAGGCGCTTCCTCAAGTGGGAGACGGCCTTTGAGCTCCAGGACAGAGCCCTCGACGAGGCCGGAATCCCAAGGGTGAGGGTCATCAAGCCCGAGGAAGTCGAACCAGAAGAGTTCTACTTCGTCAGGACAGAAGGGCCAAAGGGGGGAAGCGGGCACTTCATAGCGCGCGGGGAAGAGCTCGAGGAAAAGTTAGAGGGACTTAAGGAACCCCATAGAATCGAGGAGTTCATACCGGGGGTCTACCTGTACGTCCACTTCTTCTACTCGCCAATTCTTGAGCGCCTTGAACTGCTCGGGGTGGACGAGCGCGTGGTCATAGCGGACGGAAACGCCCGCTGGCCGGTTAAGCCCCTGCCGTACACGATAACCGGAAACGTCGGAGTCGCCCTCAGGGAGTCGCTCCTGCCGAGGCTCTACGACTACGGGCTGGCCTTCGTCGAGGCGATGAGAAAGCTCGAACCTCCGGGGATTATCGGGCCGTTCGCGCTCCACTTCGCCTACGACGGGGCCTTCAGGGCGATAGGCTTCGCATCGAGGATTGACGGCGGTTCCAACGCGCTCCACTGGTACGGAAGGCTCTACTGGAGAGAGCCTATGAGCATGGGCAGGAGGATAGCGCGCGAGATAAACCTCGCCCTCAAAGAGGAGAGGCTTGAGGAGGTGGTATCTTGA
- a CDS encoding riboflavin synthase has protein sequence MFSGIVEGTGKARYSAGKLYVELPFEVKPGDSVAVNGACLTVVEFDGKTAVFDVGEETLKRTNLREAKLVNLERALKLGDRLDGHIVTGHVDGTVRFITARRSGNTTWMAFEMPRERWGIAEKGSIALNGVSLTVARVEANRFWVQVIPYTLEMTNLGHLRPGDRVNYEIDVLARYVRRALMWR, from the coding sequence ATGTTCAGCGGAATCGTTGAGGGAACAGGCAAAGCCCGCTACTCGGCGGGAAAGCTTTACGTAGAGCTCCCGTTCGAGGTAAAGCCAGGAGACAGTGTCGCGGTGAACGGGGCCTGTCTGACCGTTGTCGAGTTCGACGGAAAAACGGCCGTCTTCGATGTGGGCGAGGAGACCCTGAAGAGGACTAACCTGAGGGAGGCAAAGCTGGTGAACCTCGAGAGGGCCCTGAAGCTCGGCGATAGACTTGACGGCCACATAGTTACGGGCCACGTGGACGGGACGGTTCGCTTTATCACCGCGCGGAGGAGCGGGAACACGACCTGGATGGCATTTGAGATGCCCCGTGAGAGGTGGGGAATAGCTGAGAAGGGCTCGATAGCGCTTAACGGCGTTTCTCTAACCGTCGCGAGGGTCGAGGCGAACCGCTTCTGGGTTCAGGTAATCCCCTACACGCTCGAGATGACGAACCTTGGCCACCTGAGGCCCGGGGACAGGGTGAACTACGAGATTGACGTTTTAGCGAGGTACGTTAGGAGAGCCCTAATGTGGAGGTAA
- a CDS encoding prolyl oligopeptidase family serine peptidase, producing the protein MEDPYIWMENLNDERVLKLVEEENRRFREFVGELSEELFPEVWEYYSMPTLHSVRLTEKGVIAMYKEKDRQVIRWLGGDVIVDSKALEKELNDEVLLQGFTADKRGKLLAYSFSIGGADEGITRIVDLETGEILEEFRPSVWNITFLEDGYYFSRFYRHGETPDGVKAPAVRLFWKDRDGEKVVFGEGLGSGYFLGLGKSTDGKWAILTVTFGWNSAEIYAGPIDEPEKWEKVYSADVPVEPIDVIDGTLYLLTREGRGLGKLIAVKDGKVEEIIPEGDFPLEWAGIVNGKILAGRLVHASHRLEVYSLDGEKLDEVRFDLPGSVYPLDADGKKALLRYESFTVPYRLYEFEGELKLVEGQEVEGNFKVEEDFAVSKDGTRVHYFLVKGERDEKRAWVFGYGGFNISLTPRFFPQAIPFIKRGGTFAMANLRGGSEYGEEWHRAGMRENKQNVFDDFIAVLGKLKAEGYKVAAWGRSNGGLLVSATLTQRPDVMDAALIGYPVIDMMRFHKLYIGSVWIPEYGNPDDPKDREFLLKYSPYHNVDPRKKYPPTLIYTGLHDDRVHPAHALKFFMKLREIGAPVYLRVETKSGHMGASPETRARELTDLLAFVLKTLS; encoded by the coding sequence ATGGAAGACCCGTACATATGGATGGAGAACCTGAACGATGAGCGAGTTCTAAAGCTTGTCGAAGAGGAGAACAGGCGCTTTAGGGAGTTCGTTGGGGAGCTAAGCGAAGAGCTGTTCCCGGAGGTCTGGGAGTACTACTCGATGCCAACGCTCCACTCCGTGAGGCTCACTGAGAAGGGCGTAATCGCGATGTACAAAGAGAAAGATAGACAGGTCATCAGGTGGCTCGGCGGAGACGTTATCGTAGACTCGAAGGCCCTCGAAAAGGAGCTCAACGACGAGGTTCTCCTCCAGGGGTTCACGGCGGACAAGAGAGGAAAGCTCCTCGCCTACAGCTTCTCGATAGGTGGGGCAGACGAGGGCATAACCCGGATCGTAGATCTCGAAACCGGCGAAATCCTTGAGGAGTTCAGGCCTTCGGTGTGGAACATCACATTCCTCGAAGATGGCTATTACTTCTCCCGCTTCTACAGGCACGGCGAAACGCCCGACGGCGTCAAAGCTCCAGCTGTGAGGCTCTTCTGGAAAGACAGGGACGGAGAGAAGGTGGTCTTCGGCGAGGGCCTCGGTTCCGGCTACTTCCTCGGGCTTGGAAAGAGCACCGATGGAAAGTGGGCAATCCTCACCGTTACCTTCGGCTGGAACAGCGCGGAAATTTACGCCGGCCCGATAGACGAGCCTGAGAAGTGGGAAAAGGTTTACTCTGCAGACGTCCCGGTTGAGCCCATCGATGTCATTGACGGCACACTCTACCTCCTCACGAGAGAGGGAAGGGGGCTCGGAAAGCTCATCGCAGTGAAAGACGGAAAAGTCGAGGAGATAATCCCAGAGGGCGACTTCCCTCTTGAGTGGGCCGGAATCGTGAACGGAAAAATCCTCGCCGGCAGGCTCGTCCACGCGAGCCACCGCCTTGAGGTCTACTCCCTTGACGGGGAGAAGCTGGACGAAGTGAGGTTTGACCTTCCGGGCAGCGTCTACCCGCTCGACGCCGACGGGAAGAAGGCCCTCCTGAGGTACGAGAGCTTCACCGTTCCCTACAGGCTCTACGAGTTCGAGGGTGAGCTCAAGCTCGTGGAGGGACAGGAGGTTGAGGGGAACTTTAAGGTCGAGGAGGACTTCGCGGTCTCCAAGGACGGCACGAGGGTGCACTACTTCCTCGTGAAGGGCGAGAGGGACGAGAAAAGGGCCTGGGTCTTCGGCTACGGCGGCTTCAACATCTCCCTGACTCCAAGGTTCTTCCCGCAGGCGATTCCATTCATAAAGCGCGGCGGAACCTTCGCCATGGCAAACCTGCGCGGCGGCTCGGAGTATGGTGAGGAGTGGCACCGCGCCGGAATGCGCGAGAACAAGCAGAACGTCTTCGACGACTTCATAGCCGTTCTCGGCAAGCTCAAGGCCGAAGGGTATAAGGTGGCGGCATGGGGCAGGAGCAACGGCGGGCTTCTGGTCTCAGCCACGCTCACCCAGCGGCCGGACGTCATGGACGCGGCACTGATAGGCTACCCTGTCATAGACATGATGCGCTTCCACAAGCTCTACATAGGCAGCGTCTGGATTCCAGAGTACGGAAACCCCGACGACCCGAAGGACAGGGAGTTCCTTCTGAAGTACAGCCCCTACCACAACGTTGACCCCAGGAAGAAGTATCCTCCGACGCTCATTTACACCGGCCTCCACGACGACCGCGTTCACCCGGCACACGCTCTCAAGTTCTTCATGAAGCTGAGGGAGATAGGTGCGCCCGTCTACCTCCGCGTCGAGACCAAGAGTGGGCACATGGGCGCATCGCCGGAGACGAGGGCGAGGGAACTTACAGACTTGCTCGCATTCGTGCTTAAGACCCTCTCTTGA
- a CDS encoding IMP cyclohydrolase → MTYTGRTLGIGLMKGKPFAFYLLCSRSFPRRRAIVRENAVYIENLTQTDNPYVSYPVVRLLEDYAVVTNGLQTDFIAQTLEWESPKKALIHVLDALDYERDDYNTPRIAGIIGKDGRGWLGFAGKDEFWVRELELKEGKAFVTATYNLGFTEIEFPQFNTAQELAEKTMELPFENKVLAIGILRGKNWELGWKRASE, encoded by the coding sequence TTGACCTACACGGGCAGAACGCTTGGAATCGGTCTGATGAAGGGCAAGCCCTTCGCCTTCTACCTTCTCTGCTCCCGCTCTTTCCCAAGGAGGAGGGCAATCGTGAGGGAAAACGCCGTCTACATCGAGAACCTAACCCAGACGGACAACCCCTACGTCAGCTACCCGGTCGTCAGGCTCCTTGAAGACTACGCGGTCGTCACCAACGGACTCCAAACTGACTTCATCGCCCAGACCCTCGAGTGGGAGAGCCCGAAAAAGGCCCTAATCCACGTTTTAGACGCGCTCGACTACGAGAGGGACGACTACAACACCCCAAGGATAGCCGGGATAATAGGAAAAGACGGAAGGGGCTGGCTCGGCTTCGCTGGAAAGGACGAGTTTTGGGTAAGGGAGCTGGAGCTGAAAGAAGGCAAGGCCTTCGTCACGGCCACGTACAACCTCGGCTTCACAGAGATAGAGTTTCCGCAGTTCAACACTGCCCAGGAACTGGCTGAGAAGACCATGGAGCTCCCGTTTGAGAACAAGGTGCTCGCTATCGGAATTCTACGCGGGAAAAACTGGGAGCTCGGCTGGAAAAGAGCTTCAGAATAG
- a CDS encoding bifunctional 3,4-dihydroxy-2-butanone-4-phosphate synthase/GTP cyclohydrolase II, whose translation MNLGELRKAVLDGKPVVLIDDRREFEADLIYPAEIASAEVVNFMLSAKGLLCLTMDMDEALKRGFFRLPSKEGETNFLIPVDYKETFTGVTAEERALTARKLAGGLGVEAFRYPGHLHLLGGIGLNRRRGHTESSLELMEFLGFKRYALIIEILDERGDSHNREYALKFAEEHDLPVITTDDVWKEFVKRKQLIRVYANARLPTRYGEFRIIAFENELDFKEHAAIVKEPYGDVPLVRIHSKCLTGDTLASLKCDCGSQLANSLRMIAREGGILLYMDQEGRGIGLKEKIKAYELQDKGLDTVEANEALGYKADERTYEAAFQMLRALGVSRIRLITNNPAKARALEEFGIEVVEIIPAPPEITEHNRPYLKVKVEKLGHRLPFEV comes from the coding sequence ATGAACCTGGGAGAACTTAGAAAGGCCGTTCTCGATGGAAAGCCTGTGGTTCTCATCGACGACAGAAGGGAGTTCGAGGCCGATTTGATTTATCCAGCCGAGATAGCCTCAGCCGAGGTAGTCAACTTCATGCTCTCCGCAAAGGGCCTGCTGTGCCTCACGATGGATATGGACGAGGCCCTAAAGCGGGGCTTCTTCCGCCTGCCAAGCAAAGAAGGCGAGACCAACTTTCTGATTCCAGTCGATTACAAGGAGACCTTTACCGGCGTAACCGCGGAAGAGAGGGCCCTTACCGCTAGAAAACTCGCCGGGGGGCTGGGCGTTGAGGCCTTCCGCTACCCCGGGCACCTTCACCTCCTCGGAGGGATAGGGCTCAACAGGCGTCGCGGCCACACCGAGAGCTCGCTCGAGCTCATGGAGTTCCTCGGCTTCAAGCGCTATGCTCTAATAATCGAGATTCTCGACGAGAGGGGCGACTCCCACAACCGCGAGTACGCCCTTAAGTTCGCAGAGGAACACGACCTGCCTGTCATCACCACCGACGACGTCTGGAAGGAGTTCGTGAAGAGGAAGCAGCTGATAAGGGTCTACGCGAACGCGAGGCTTCCCACGAGATACGGGGAGTTCAGAATTATAGCCTTCGAGAACGAGCTGGACTTCAAGGAGCACGCCGCGATAGTCAAGGAGCCCTACGGCGACGTTCCGCTCGTCAGGATTCACTCGAAGTGCCTCACCGGAGACACGCTCGCCTCCCTCAAGTGCGACTGCGGAAGTCAATTGGCAAATTCACTTAGAATGATAGCCCGGGAAGGCGGGATACTGCTCTACATGGACCAGGAGGGCAGGGGAATAGGTCTGAAGGAGAAGATCAAGGCCTACGAACTTCAGGACAAGGGGCTCGATACCGTTGAGGCTAACGAGGCGCTTGGGTACAAGGCTGATGAAAGAACCTATGAAGCGGCCTTCCAGATGCTTCGCGCGCTGGGCGTTTCAAGGATAAGGCTCATAACGAACAACCCGGCGAAGGCCAGGGCCCTGGAGGAGTTCGGGATTGAGGTCGTTGAGATCATCCCGGCCCCTCCAGAAATCACGGAGCACAACAGGCCGTACCTGAAGGTTAAGGTCGAGAAGCTCGGCCACAGGCTCCCGTTTGAGGTTTAG
- the ribH gene encoding 6,7-dimethyl-8-ribityllumazine synthase, translated as MKVRTIEGGFIGTGLKMGVVVARFNDLLTEELLKGALDCFERHGVEEVEVVRVPGSFEIPLVAKKMAESGKYDAVLALGAVVRGETKHFDLVANEVAKGVAKVSLDTGVPVIFGVITVEDELQGFNRAGVKSNKGFEYAMAALEMANLMKKLES; from the coding sequence ATGAAGGTAAGAACGATTGAAGGTGGCTTTATCGGAACCGGCTTGAAGATGGGCGTGGTGGTCGCCCGCTTCAACGATTTGCTCACTGAGGAGCTCCTGAAGGGTGCGCTCGACTGCTTTGAGAGGCACGGGGTCGAGGAAGTTGAGGTTGTCAGGGTTCCCGGCTCCTTTGAGATTCCGCTGGTTGCCAAGAAGATGGCCGAAAGCGGCAAATACGACGCGGTTCTGGCCCTTGGGGCCGTTGTGAGGGGCGAGACAAAGCATTTCGACCTCGTCGCCAACGAAGTCGCCAAAGGAGTCGCCAAGGTATCCCTGGACACTGGAGTTCCTGTTATCTTCGGCGTTATAACGGTCGAGGACGAACTGCAGGGCTTCAACAGGGCAGGAGTGAAGAGCAACAAGGGATTCGAGTACGCCATGGCGGCCCTGGAGATGGCGAACCTGATGAAAAAGCTAGAGAGTTGA
- the ribD gene encoding bifunctional diaminohydroxyphosphoribosylaminopyrimidine deaminase/5-amino-6-(5-phosphoribosylamino)uracil reductase RibD, with product MNSEDEKFMRLALDLAKRGEGWVNPNPMVGAVIVKDGKIIGVGWHRRFGEKHAEVNAIEDAKRKGYDVRGATMYVTLEPCSHWGKQPPCADRIIKEGFKRVVVAMVDPNPLVAGKGIEKMWKAGIEVEVGLLEEEARRLNEIFIKYVTSKMPFVSIKLAMTLDGFIATETSSSQWITGEKARQRVQELRRGHMAIMVGAGTVLADNPRLNCRLKNCPEKVKVILDRSGRVANAIREGKKFRLFEDGRVIFFTERPELFEGIAEAYPITEPGEILRKLGELGIDSVLIEGGRIACGFLPFADKFYLFYGPKLFGNGIKPFECLKVQKASEAPVVRIESIERLGESFLVTAYPGGGDVQRNR from the coding sequence ATGAACAGTGAAGATGAAAAGTTCATGCGGCTGGCGCTTGACCTGGCGAAGCGCGGTGAGGGCTGGGTAAACCCGAACCCCATGGTCGGCGCGGTCATCGTTAAGGACGGGAAGATAATCGGCGTCGGCTGGCACCGGCGCTTCGGCGAGAAGCACGCGGAGGTCAACGCCATAGAGGACGCCAAGAGAAAGGGGTACGACGTCAGGGGAGCTACTATGTACGTCACCCTTGAGCCCTGCTCGCACTGGGGCAAACAGCCCCCCTGCGCGGACAGGATAATCAAGGAAGGGTTCAAGCGCGTCGTCGTTGCGATGGTTGACCCGAACCCGCTCGTAGCTGGAAAGGGAATCGAAAAGATGTGGAAAGCTGGAATAGAGGTTGAGGTCGGCCTGCTCGAAGAGGAAGCCAGAAGGCTCAACGAGATTTTCATCAAGTACGTGACGAGCAAGATGCCCTTTGTTTCGATCAAGCTCGCCATGACCCTCGACGGCTTCATCGCGACGGAGACCAGCTCCTCGCAGTGGATAACGGGTGAGAAAGCGAGACAGAGAGTTCAGGAGCTCAGGAGGGGGCACATGGCTATAATGGTCGGCGCGGGGACGGTTCTGGCGGACAACCCGAGGCTCAACTGCAGGCTGAAGAACTGCCCTGAGAAGGTGAAGGTAATCCTCGACCGCTCCGGCAGGGTTGCCAATGCCATCAGGGAGGGCAAGAAGTTCAGGCTCTTTGAAGATGGCCGGGTAATCTTCTTCACGGAGAGGCCGGAGCTCTTCGAGGGTATCGCCGAGGCATATCCGATAACCGAGCCGGGAGAAATCCTGAGGAAACTCGGCGAGCTCGGAATCGATAGCGTTCTAATTGAGGGTGGGAGGATAGCCTGCGGGTTCCTGCCCTTTGCGGACAAGTTCTACCTCTTTTACGGGCCCAAGCTCTTCGGGAACGGAATAAAGCCCTTTGAGTGTCTAAAAGTCCAAAAGGCCAGCGAGGCTCCGGTGGTGAGAATTGAGTCAATAGAGAGGCTTGGGGAGAGCTTCCTCGTAACGGCCTACCCCGGTGGTGGAGATGTTCAGCGGAATCGTTGA